A genomic window from Scatophagus argus isolate fScaArg1 chromosome 17, fScaArg1.pri, whole genome shotgun sequence includes:
- the LOC124075140 gene encoding neuronal pentraxin-1-like translates to MARDVSPLSLTPLSTRQQQWVGSSLGFVLSFSALRSLIFYSFLSCAVAAGSLPGIEHDYGISPKFVCTPIPPEADPSCYSPPSVPHGPSSNGHTNGHNGSNRRGMMSDEAKATILHLRESLVRQKETILDQRETIRELTAKLTLCEGFGGHHSVGHHDNHHENHHDNHHDEHHGQHSSHHTSPSSHHGPSAYHSNDHHYSHGGHRSDPHHRKGSSYGKHSSFSPEQTGKTLQTLKERLENLQARNSSSSYSSSLRELLQRKITALEEQLHSHSTDHHDYGHHNDHHDDHHDDHRGTGHYDSHHDDHHDDHHGSGHHDDHHDGHHGTGYHDDHHDGHHNNHHGSHRYHHRNSHHNRHHNYHYDSYHNRHHGHFGSHRGSHYDDHHDDHHDDHHDDHHDDHHDDHHDNHHSDHHDDHHDDHHDDHHDNHHGHHDDHRGRGHHDDHHDNDHHPRRLPFSSKETSLRGAGHSKLETVLSQLHHSNTDHGNHKKFKSPSAFLLDFPMRTNYMYARMKRSVVNEIFALTICLWLKPGTGPGLGTPFSYAVPGQANELVLIEWGSNPMELLINDKAVTLPITVTDGKWHHMCVTWSTRDGAWEAYQDGVKKGSGQNLSSWHPIKAGGTFILGQEQDTMGGRFDVTQSFMGEMSDLQFWSRVLTPSEIYSQASCGSHLVGDVMSWSEESVELHGGLTEFPFEPCH, encoded by the exons ATGGCCAGAGACGTCAGTCCTCTGAGCCTCACGCCTTTGTCTACAAGGCAGCAGCAATGGGTCGGAAGCTCTCTGGGGTTCGTCCTCTCGTTCTCCGCCCTACGTTCTCTAATTTTCTACTCCTTCCTGTCATGTGCGGTGGCAGCAGGCAGTTTGCCCGGCATAGAACATGACTATGGCATTAGCCCCAAATTTGTTTGCACTCCTATTCCCCCCGAAGCAGACCCCAGCTGCTATTCTCCACCCAGCGTGCCCCACGGACCAAGCAGTAACGGCCACACCAACGGCCACAATGGCAGTAACCGGCGAGGCATGATGTCCGACGAGGCCAAAGCCACCATCTTGCACCTGCGTGAGAGCCTTGTGAGACAAAAGGAGACCATCCTGGACCAGCGGGAGACCATCAGAGAGCTGACTGCCAAGCTGACCTTGTGCGAGGGCTTCGGTGGTCACCACAGCGTTggtcaccatgacaaccacCACGAGAATCACCACGACAACCATCACGACGAACACCACGGGCAGCACAGCAGCCACCACACGTCACCGTCGTCGCACCACGGGCCTTCTGCGTATCACAGCAACGACCACCACTACTCCCACGGCGGCCACAGGTCGGACCCCCACCACAGGAAGGGCTCGTCGTACGGAAAACACAGCTCCTTCTCCCCGGAACAGACGGGCAAAACGCTGCAGACGCTGAAGGAGAGGCTTGAGAACTTGCAG GCCAGGAACTCCTCCAGCTCCTACTCCAGCTCCCTGAGAGAGCTCCTCCAGCGGAAGATCACAGctctggaggagcagctgcacAGTCATTCCACAGATCACCATGATTACGGTCACCATAACGACCACCATGACGATCACCACGATGACCACCGTGGCACAGGCCACTACGACAGCCATCACGATGACCACCACGATGATCACCATGGTTCTGGTCACCATGACGACCACCACGATGGCCACCATGGTACCGGCTACCATGACGACCACCACGACGGCCATCACAACAACCACCATGGTAGCCACAGGTACCACCATCGCAACAGCCACCATAATCGCCATCACAACTACCATTACGACTCGTACCACAACCGGCATCACGGTCACTTTGGCAGCCATCGCGGCAGCCACTACGATGACCACCATGATGACCACCACGACGACCACCACGATGACCACCATGATGACCACCATGATGACCATCACGATAACCACCACAGTGACCACCACGATGACCACCACGATGACCACCATGATGACCATCACGATAACCACCACGGTCACCACGATGACCACCGCGGACGTGGACACCATGATGATCACCATGATAACGATCATCACCCACGGAGGCTGCCTTTCAGTAGCAAAGAAACAAGCCTGAGGGGTGCGGGGCACAGCAAGCTGGAAACAGTACTCAGCCAACTGcaccacagcaacactgaccacg GAAACCACAAGAAGTTCAAGAGTCCCAGCGCTTTCCTGCTCGACTTCCCCATGAGGACCAACTACATGTACGCCAGGATGAAACGGTCTGTGGTCAACGAGATCTTTGCCCTGACAATCTGCCTGTGGCTGAAGCCAGGAACAGGTCCTGGCCTCGGCACGCCCTTCTCCTACGCCGTTCCCGGACAAGCCAATGAGCTGGTGCTCATCGAATGGGGCAGCAACCCCATGGAGCTGCTGATCAACGACAAG GCGGTGACGTTGCCCATAACAGTGACGGATGGGAAGTGGCATCACATGTGCGTGACGTGGTCGACACGCGATGGCGCCTGGGAGGCCTACCAGGACGGAGTGAAGAAAGGCTCAGGGCAAAACCTGTCATCCTGGCACCCCATCAAAGCAGGAGGGACCTTCATCCTGGGCCAGGAGCag GACACGATGGGAGGCCGCTTTGACGTCACCCAGTCCTTCATGGGGGAGATGTCTGATCTCCAGTTCTGGTCCAGAGTCCTGACGCCCAGCGAGATCTACAGCCAGGCGAGCTGTGGAAGCCATCTTGTTGGTGATGTCATGTCCTGGTCGGAGGAATCTGTGGAGCTCCACGGAGGGCTCACCGAGTTCCCCTTTGAGCCCTGCCACTAA